A genomic region of Entelurus aequoreus isolate RoL-2023_Sb linkage group LG19, RoL_Eaeq_v1.1, whole genome shotgun sequence contains the following coding sequences:
- the LOC133634957 gene encoding cornifelin-like: MVSLPLKDWNSGLCDCLDDAHTCCYGFWCCPCMACSISAKHGENTCLPLCDILSPAILSTCGIPMCVPPAALSLRTSIRKTYNIKGSLCKDIIVSCFCMWCSWCQMHHEVKQRSTPVVNVNIHQTVIQQPAPMMEQSPPGYYVGHQKNFAQMQSPEVYYVGHQEELAPVQSPPEYYVAQQ; this comes from the exons ATGGTCTCTCTCCCTCTCAAAGACTGGAATAGTGGTCTCTGTGATTGCCTTGATGATGCACATACAT GCTGCTATGGATTCTGGTGCTGCCCCTGCATGGCTTGTTCAATTTCAGCGAAACATGGAGAGAACACATGTCTACCACTGTGTGACATCCTCAGCCCTGCCATATTGTCAACTTGTGGGATCCCAATGTGTGTGCCTCCTGCAGCCTTGTCCTTGAGAACATCCATTCGTAAAACCTACAATATCAAG GGGTCCCTCTGTAAGGACATTATTGTTTCCTGTTTCTGCATGTGGTGCAGCTGGTGTCAGATGCATCACGAGGTTAAACAACGATCAACGCCTGTCGTCAATGTTAATATTCACCAAACTGTTATCCAACAACCTGCTCCTATGATGGAGCAAAGCCCACCTGGCTATTATGTAGGTCACCAGAAAAACTTTGCCCAAATGCAAAGCCCAGAGGTCTATTATGTTGGTCATCAGGAAGAACTTGCACCTGTGCAAAGCCCACCTGAGTATTATGTCGCTCAGCAGTGA
- the LOC133635312 gene encoding cornifelin homolog B-like, whose amino-acid sequence MNSRPLAAWHSGVCDCFENASTCCYGFWCCPCLACTVSGRHGENTCLPLCDIFGSGVCAAVGIPACVPPAGLSMRTSIRKTYNIKGSLCKDILVSCFCVWCSWCQLHRELKHQNKTTAVVNVINQTVIQQPAPMMMMQTQPTVYVAQH is encoded by the exons ATGAACTCCCGACCTCTCGCAGCCTGGCACAGTGGTGTCTGCGATTGCTTTGAAAACGCAAGCACAT GCTGCTATGGTTTCTGGTGCTGCCCCTGCCTGGCCTGCACAGTTTCAGGGCGACATGGCGAGAACACATGCCTACCATTGTGTGACATCTTCGGCTCTGGTGTGTGCGCAGCTGTTGGGATACCAGCCTGTGTGCCTCCTGCAGGTTTGTCCATGAGGACATCCATTCGTAAAACATACAATATCAAG GGGTCGCTCTGTAAGGACATTCTTGTTTCCTGTTTCTGCGTCTGGTGCAGCTGGTGTCAGTTGCACCGTGAGCTGAAACACCAAAACAAAACGACGGCTGTCGTCAACGTCATTAATCAAACGGTCATCCAGCAGCCTGCTCCTATGATGATGATGCAAACACAACCCACTGTTTATGTTGCTCAACATTAA